In Leishmania panamensis strain MHOM/PA/94/PSC-1 chromosome 6 sequence, the following proteins share a genomic window:
- a CDS encoding lipin, putative (TriTrypDB/GeneDB-style sysID: LpmP.06.0790), with translation MISTLGELFNLNHFDQSSCANDVIVIRHKDGSLHSTPFNVRFGRAQMWSYVGRVVQVEVNGELTAAVMKIGKGGEAYWLQPTYGVFGDASHGATMAKHSEKAEGWMPPAAAAAAEVSGTSRGAKGDGEEVDMTGSFGNAVGEGEALAIDAVELQHLPILPESPPELPYLSRSDRADSERCEGTAALRVSSPSMVLSPGLQDSVIGSPQLAEENGARPLSSDAGHKRRLGKHSPGLQDTDSNLPFLHTADDGHLTIETRAIHSAGDAQEARLALRAVAAAEKSRKRLSRMGFGDDPYLLKAAWEEGHLGTGDDDKGELGSRLPEAPAVGIVVDAADRSPCLYEAGVRAADNGKFVQGLFDPTSVAIDDGTVVQTTEQLAAQPAAEQEGEPVGPVPVPSSSQALLRRASAVSSATSVTGSTDSYKVEEDDYFLDPIDTDTDYGAHYREEEVALLSGMSFESSVTSGVSLPDISMTPGTTAGDAVATLLRSPSPSECGLCSAVEGNCASDASAALLLAPQTVAAATASTKPPLSPVLPSSSPQAAGENQGSSRAKDAGKAAAFHTSITDVGTAKAVMEVEGRPVKQVPRVGGAGGGPYFTRTLVPVEADLWKLHLKEGCNAVRYLARKDKGDIVSISCSIFLWNWTDRLVVSDVDGTITKSDLLGHFYAMLGKGADWTHPGICNLFSKIERNGYRMVYLTARSVSQISQTKSYLFTLQQEGVRLPMGPVLTAPHRFFTALTREVSKQSHVFKIACLTSVCAAFPSNTKPFFAGFGNRYSDVISYDAAGIPTHKIFIIDPSSVLHVCLVRHTYRDLGHLVDVTFPPVKRHPVVLRAPRHLQRAQGTRWATSPSRAAAVAAAGRDRHAYAHSLLHGSSSASVTSSAASSTSGSSDVHEAASGGSSESGAEGASAMPPHHYSYHLQHQHHDAPHHTSGPGAAEGDDGRVSFHASAAFSLVDSVSVGMPDPGALGGFATSSGVPPELTEDGGPPPTAVALGLASAPPFPTAPASVASWSRLPAAENPGAPWADSASPAVKTSTSAGVVPHAKYNYGRHPVFAGLNNGDSGATFLAEEEEEVPADPEFSSFVYWRLDPCDLITAPATTSASSVAAPRDDTKGVSEKGRPTVAVNDTELPKKAAAASTEQNKRAPLAAAAPTRRGGAAGDAAISSMTSTRGVSTAASLTVAAAAVGVNGAADAAAPPLGVGDSSGSSVPALPASHSGSRSPVPESTDLVNESQMRAFAPDAAAATTALASPETGLEAQARFLNEPDDKQAADTSLYDDSTGVAETKADTAWPRPPQQSLPLPSVEQPATALPPATGGGGSRGFFAAFSFGRPRVVELPLSSTSQKIAQLREEARQRALSHPDARDYYMAQQQQQQQQQQQQLVSQPPPLPGNDAPAMPKVGTLAPLHK, from the coding sequence ATGATCTCGACACTTGGTGAGCTCTTCAACCTCAACCACTTTGATCAGTCGAGCTGCGCAAACGATGTTATTGTGATTCGCCACAAGGATGGCTCGCTGCACAGCACTCCCTTCAATGTGCGCTTTGGGCGGGCGCAGATGTGGAGCTATGTCGGCCGCGTCGTCCAGGTGGAGGTGAACGGCGAGCTGACAGCTGCCGTGATGAAGATCGGCAAAGGTGGCGAGGCCTACTGGCTGCAGCCGACCTACGGCGTCTTCGGCGACGCTAGCCACGGTGCGACGATGGCCAAGCATTCGGAGAAAGCCGAAGGCTGGATgccgcctgccgctgctgctgcggcggaggtgtCTGGTACGAGCCGTGGTGCCAAGGGTgatggcgaggaggtggacatGACGGGCTCTTTCGGCAATGCCGtcggggagggagaggcgctggcgatagacgcggtggagctgcagcaccttcccATCCTCCCGGAGTCACCACCAGAACTGCCGTACTTGTCAAGATCGGATCGCGCCGACTCAGAAAGGTGCGAGGGCACAGCCGCTCTTCGAGTTTCATCACCGTCGATGGTGCTGTCACCTGGCCTGCAAGACTCCGTCATCGGCTCCCCGCAGCTCGCTGAGGAGAATGGCGCCAGGCCGCTTTCAAGCGATGCGGGCCACAAACGACGGCTCGGCAAGCACAGCCCTGGGCTTCAGGACACCGACTCCAACCTCCCGTTTCTCCACACGGCGGATGACGGGCATCTTACCATCGAGACGCGCGCTATCCACTCGGCTGGCGACGCTCAAGAGGCTCGGCTTGCCCTTCGagccgtggcggcagcagagaagTCGCGAAAGCGGTTGTCGAGGATGGGCTTTGGCGATGACCCGTACCTGCTGAAGGCCGCGTGGGAGGAAGGGCACCTGGGCACTGGGGATGACGACAAAGGTGAGCTCGGCAGCCGCCTTCCCGAGGCACCCGCGGTGGGGATTGTGGTGGACGCTGCCGATAGGTCGCCCTGCTTGTACGAGGCGGGTGTGAGGGCTGCTGATAATGGCAAATTCGTGCAAGGATTGTTCGACCCCACGTCAGTGGCTATAGATGATGGGACTGTGGTGCAGACCACCGAACAGCTTGCGGCACAACCCGCCGCGGAGCAAGAAGGTGAGCCGGTGGGCCCAGTCCCCGTGCCGTCATCGTCGCAGGCGCTTCTCCGGAGGGCCAGTGCAGTGTCGTCAGCCACCTCGGTAACGGGGAGCACAGATAGCTacaaggtggaggaggatgacTACTTCCTCGACCCGATTGACACGGACACCGACTACGGCGCGCACtacagagaggaggaagtggcgctgctgagcggcaTGTCCTTCGAAAGCAGCGTCACGAGCGGTGTGTCGCTCCCGGATATTTCCATGACACctggcaccaccgctggtgaCGCTGTCGCCACGCTTCTCAGGTCACCGAGTCCCAGCGAATGTGGGCTATGTTCTGCAGTGGAGGGCAATTGTGCGAGCGACGCCAGTGCGGCACTCCTCCTGGCGCCCCAgaccgtcgcagcagcaaccgcctccaccaagccgccgctgtcgccagtTTTACCATCGTCATCACCACAAGCGGCCGGAGAGAACCAGGGTAGCAGTCGTGCCAAGGATGCCGGCAAGGCCGCTGCGTTTCACACGAGTATCACCGACGTGGGCACCGCCAAGGCGGTCATGGAAGTTGAGGGCCGACCGGTGAAGCAGGTGCCTAGGGTTGGCGGCGCGGGTGGTGGACCGTACTTCACTCGCACCCTTGTTCCGGTCGAGGCGGATCTGTGGAAGCTGCACCTCAAGGAGGGCTGCAACGCGGTTCGCTATCTCGCCCGCAAGGACAAGGGCGACATCGTCTCCATCTCGTGCAGTATTTTCCTCTGGAACTGGACGGACCGCCTCGTCGTGAGCGACGTGGACGGCACGATCACGAAGAGCGACTTGCTCGGCCACTTCTATGCCATGTTGGGCAAAGGTGCGGACTGGACGCATCCCGGCATCTGCAACCTCTTCTCCAAGATCGAGCGCAATGGGTATCGCATGGTGTACCTGACGGCTCGCAGTGTGTCGCAGATTAGTCAAACGAAGTCGTACCTCTTCAccctgcagcaggagggggTGCGGCTGCCGATGGGCCCAGTGCTGACAGCCCCGCACCGCTTCTTCACTGCCCTCACTCGAGAGGTGTCGAAGCAGTCGCATGTCTTCAAGATCGCGTGCCTGacgagtgtgtgtgctgccttTCCGTCCAACACAAAGCCCTTCTTCGCTGGCTTTGGCAACCGCTACAGCGATGTGATCAGCTACGACGCAGCGGGAATCCCGACGCACAAGATTTTTATTATAGACCCCTCGAGCGTGCTGCACGTCTGCCTGGTGCGGCACACGTACCGCGACCTTGGCCACCTCGTCGACGTTACGTTTCCGCCGGTGAAACGCCACCCCGTTGTGCTGCGCGCCCCACGACATCTGCAGCGAGCCCAGGGCACAAGGTGGGCCACGTCGCCGTCtagggcagcagcagtagcagctgCGGGACGCGACCGACACGCCTACGCGCATAGTCTGTTACACGGGTCCTCCTCTGCGTCTGTGACCTCCtctgcggcgtcgtcgacgtCGGGTTCCTCGGATGTCCACGAGGCGGCAAGCGGCGGCTCCTCCGAGTCAGGGGCGGAAGGTGCCTCAGCAATGCCACCGCACCACTACAGCTACCATCTGCAGCATCAGCATCACGATGCCCCCCACCACACGTCTGGGCCTGGGGCAGCCGAGGGTGACGACGGTCGGGTGAGTTTCCATGCATCCGCAGCGTTCAGCCTGGTGGACTCGGTGAGTGTCGGCATGCCTGACCCGGGTGCACTTGGTGGCTTCGCTACCAGCTCGGGAGTGCCGCCGGAACTCACCGAGGATGGTGGCCCCCCGCCCACCGCAGTGGCTCTTGGGTTAGCCTCCGCGCCGCCGTTTCCAACAGCGCCAGCTTCCGTAGCGTCCTGGAGCCGTCTGCCCGCGGCCGAAAACCCAGGTGCTCCCTGGGCAGACTCTGCGTCGCCTGCGGTGAAGACGAGCACTAGCGCTGGCGTCGTGCCCCACGCCAAGTACAACTACGGCCGGCACCCAGTCTTTGCTGGGCTGAacaacggcgacagcggtgccacgttcctggcggaggaggaggaggaggtgccaGCCGACCCCGAGTTTTCATCCTTTGTGTACTGGCGCCTGGATCCGTGTGACCTCATCACAGCCCCTGCGACGACGTCGGCGTCTTCTGTCGCTGCGCCCCGCGACGACACCAAAGGGGTCTCCGAAAAGGGGAGGCCCACAGTGGCGGTGAATGACACCGAGTTGCCCAAGaaggctgccgcagcttctACCGAGCAGAACAAGCGCGCCCCAttagctgcagcagcacctacAAGAAGGGGAGGCGCCGCTGGAGACGCGGCGATTTCAAGTATGACGTCAACGAGAGGAGTCTCCACTGCGGCGTCCCtgacggtggcagcagcagcagttggcGTCAACGGTGCggccgacgcagcagcaccgccactggGCGTcggtgacagcagcggcagctcggTTCCTGCGCTCCCAGCGTCGCACTCTGGCAGCAGATCACCGGTGCCTGAGTCGACAGACTTGGTCAACGAAAGCCAGATGAGGGCCTTTGCCCCagacgcggcagcggcgacgacggcgctggctTCACCTGAGACCGGCTtagaggcgcaggcgcggtTTCTCAACGAGCCCGACGACAAACAAGCCGCTGACACCAGTCTGTACGATGACTCGACAGGAGTGGCGGAGACGAAGGCGGATACGGCCTGGCCACGACCTCCGCAGCAATCACTGCCACTACCGTCCGTGGAGCAGCCTGCCACGGCTTTGCCGCCCGCCaccggaggcggcggctccCGCGGGTTCTTCGCCGCTTTCTCGTTCGGTCGCCCCCGCGTCGTCGAGCTGCCACTTTCATCGACTTCGCAAAAAAtagcgcagctgcgggaggAGGCAAGGCAGCGTGCGCTCTCACACCCCGATGCGCGTGACTACTAcatggcgcagcagcagcagcagcaacaacagcaacaacagcaacttgtgtcgcagccgccgccgctccctGGCAACGACGCACCAGCGATGCCGAAAGTAGGTACCttggcaccgctgcacaaGTGA
- a CDS encoding hypothetical protein (TriTrypDB/GeneDB-style sysID: LpmP.06.0800): protein MDVDSEVKPLLGEMSKRLDVVRADLLPALRQLDEDTLLSYYTADEQARLYLSAAFTLTLSLYSLDKITHRQVAAGSGAAPRLTGSGSRGGAASSALAASSPSSFTSTDPQLVLKIERITEYIKKLQELATLERQKKIATAAAVDASTGAVATTAPGGKRSHAEASVDITATTVEMPAKKAREDNGASAEASRARGENDDLGDAQMFSVVSRVAGETGTLVSRLLKQTMSFTSAASKGE, encoded by the coding sequence ATGGACGTAGACAGTGAAGTGAAGCCGTTGCTGGGGGAGATGTCGAAGAGGCTTGACGTGGTGCGCGCAGATCTCCTCCCAGCACTCCGGCAGCTGGACGAGGATACGCTTCTCTCGTACTACACCGCTGATGAGCAGGCGCGCCTGTacctctctgctgcctttACGTTGACGCTGTCTCTATACTCGCTGGACAAGATCACCCATCGCCAGGTGGCAGCCGggagcggcgcggcgccgcgatTGACAGGATCTGGAAgtcgtggtggcgcagcttcaTCCGCCTTGGCAGCCtcatcgccatcgtcgtTCACTTCTACAGACCCACAGCTTGTGCTCAAGATCGAGCGCATTACGGAGTATATTAAGAAGCTCCAGGAGCTGGCAACACTGgagcggcagaagaagattgccaccgccgccgccgttgatGCATCGACTGGTGCTGTCGCGACCACTGCGCCTGGTGGCAAGCGTTCACATGCGGAGGCCTCGGTcgacatcaccgccaccactgtTGAGATGCCTGCGAAAAAGGCGAGGGAGGATAACGGCGCGAGCGCCGAGGCGTCACGGGCGCGCGGCGAAAATGACGACCTCGGCGATGCGCAGATGTTCAGCGTCGTGTCGCGGGTGGCGGGCGAGACCGGAACGCTGGTGAGCCGCTTGCTAAAGCAGACCATGTCATTCACGTCCGCAGCGAGCAAGGGCGAGTAG